One window from the genome of Cryobacterium sp. GrIS_2_6 encodes:
- a CDS encoding aminotransferase class V-fold PLP-dependent enzyme, whose protein sequence is MDRIDGLAHYRRQFVGTEAGTAAGAAADPFVYLDGNSLGRPTLASVGRITEFLTHNWGTRLIRGWDEEWMELPFRIGDELGRVALGAAPGQVFIGDSTTVLLYKLARAAVDYRRVGSEPARTEIVLDTDNFPTDRYLLEGIAAERGLTLHWIHSDPACGVSLDQVRAAIGPQTALVLLSHVAYRSGFLADMRRITAAAHSVGALVLWDLSHSVGSVPVELDLCDVDLAVGCSYKYLNGGPGAPAFGYVRRDLQDVLTQPIQGWMGTKDVFTMGPGYHPADGIRRFQSGTPPIVGMLAMQDTIAMIGEAGIEEVRAKSVALTEFAITLVDEWLVPLGVRLTSPRDHTHRGGHLTINHPAMRQVTTTLWEHDVIPDFRGPEGLRIGLSPLSTSFVETLEGVAAILDVLRGVLLGQAGLGSGR, encoded by the coding sequence ATGGACCGGATCGACGGGCTGGCCCACTACCGTCGGCAGTTCGTGGGCACTGAGGCAGGCACGGCGGCGGGCGCCGCGGCCGATCCCTTCGTCTACCTCGACGGCAATTCGCTCGGCCGGCCCACCCTCGCGAGTGTCGGGCGGATCACCGAGTTCCTCACCCACAACTGGGGAACCCGGCTGATCCGCGGCTGGGACGAGGAGTGGATGGAGCTTCCGTTCCGGATCGGGGACGAGCTTGGGCGGGTCGCGCTCGGCGCGGCGCCTGGCCAGGTCTTCATCGGCGACTCGACGACCGTACTGCTCTATAAGCTCGCCCGGGCTGCGGTGGACTACCGCAGAGTCGGCTCCGAACCGGCGCGCACCGAGATCGTGCTCGATACCGACAACTTCCCCACCGACCGGTACCTACTCGAGGGCATCGCCGCCGAGCGCGGCCTGACCCTGCACTGGATCCACTCGGATCCCGCCTGCGGAGTCTCACTCGACCAGGTGCGCGCGGCGATCGGCCCGCAGACGGCGCTCGTGCTGCTCAGCCACGTCGCCTACCGCTCCGGGTTCCTCGCCGACATGCGCCGGATCACCGCGGCGGCGCATTCGGTCGGCGCCCTCGTGCTCTGGGACCTCAGCCACTCTGTCGGCTCCGTTCCCGTCGAGCTGGACCTCTGCGACGTCGACCTCGCCGTCGGCTGCTCGTACAAGTACCTGAACGGCGGGCCGGGGGCGCCCGCCTTCGGCTACGTGCGCCGCGACCTCCAGGACGTGCTCACCCAGCCGATCCAGGGCTGGATGGGCACGAAGGACGTGTTCACGATGGGGCCGGGGTATCACCCGGCCGACGGCATCCGCCGGTTTCAGAGCGGGACGCCGCCGATCGTCGGCATGCTCGCGATGCAGGACACGATCGCGATGATCGGCGAAGCGGGCATCGAGGAGGTGCGGGCGAAGTCGGTCGCGCTCACCGAATTCGCGATCACCCTCGTCGACGAGTGGCTCGTGCCGCTCGGCGTTCGGCTCACGTCGCCGCGCGACCACACCCACCGCGGCGGACACCTAACGATCAACCACCCGGCGATGCGGCAGGTCACGACGACACTCTGGGAACACGACGTCATCCCCGATTTCCGCGGGCCGGAGGGGCTGCGGATCGGGCTGTCGCCGCTCAGCACGAGCTTCGTCGAGACGCTCGAGGGGGTCGCGGCGATCCTCGACGTGCTCCGCGGGGTCCTGCTCGGGCAGGCGGGCCTCGGCAGCGGGCGGTAG
- a CDS encoding VOC family protein: MGAVTLRVGNLDRMIAYYRDAVTLSLLSQDGPIAVMGRGETPIVILQHAPELAAPEPRSSGLFHTAILFETQAQLAAAVYSVATKHPGTFTGSADHLVSQAFYFADPEGNGIELYWDRDRTEWGWAHGQVEMATLALDPNAFIGEHLTEAGVSEPGAGNAIVGHVHLSVGDVPTARAFYVDRLGFEATADFGPSALFVSAGGYHHHMAMNTWNSAGSGRRRVALGLGEVDIVLPGADDLGALTERMSHFGIETRHDGQTLGFDDPWGNQIVVRTALPA, translated from the coding sequence ATGGGCGCCGTCACCCTGCGCGTCGGCAACCTCGACCGCATGATCGCCTACTACCGGGACGCCGTCACCCTGAGCCTGCTCAGCCAGGACGGCCCCATCGCCGTGATGGGGCGCGGCGAGACCCCGATCGTGATCCTGCAGCACGCGCCAGAACTCGCGGCCCCCGAGCCCCGCTCGAGCGGCCTGTTCCACACCGCGATCCTGTTCGAGACCCAGGCGCAGCTCGCCGCGGCGGTCTACTCGGTCGCGACGAAGCATCCGGGCACCTTCACCGGCAGCGCCGATCACCTCGTCAGCCAGGCGTTCTACTTCGCCGACCCCGAGGGCAACGGCATCGAGCTCTACTGGGATCGTGACCGCACCGAGTGGGGCTGGGCCCACGGCCAGGTCGAGATGGCCACGCTCGCCCTCGACCCCAACGCCTTCATCGGCGAGCACCTCACCGAGGCTGGCGTGTCCGAGCCCGGTGCGGGCAACGCCATCGTGGGTCACGTGCACCTCTCCGTCGGCGACGTGCCCACCGCCCGCGCCTTCTACGTCGACCGGCTCGGCTTCGAGGCGACGGCCGACTTCGGCCCGTCCGCGCTCTTCGTCTCCGCGGGCGGTTACCACCACCACATGGCGATGAACACCTGGAACAGCGCCGGTTCGGGCAGGCGCCGCGTCGCCCTCGGCCTCGGCGAGGTCGACATCGTGCTGCCCGGCGCAGACGACCTCGGTGCTCTCACCGAGCGGATGTCCCACTTCGGCATCGAGACCCGGCACGACGGGCAGACCCTCGGCTTCGACGACCCCTGGGGCAACCAGATCGTGGTGCGCACGGCGCTCCCCGCCTGA
- a CDS encoding helix-turn-helix domain-containing protein, translating to MTSSEPTPQDGAQPRRRDARQNRERLIVEARALIAQNGVDASLEEIARRADVGVATLYRNFPTRDDLVRALYDIALAELATVRDEIAAAPTAWAGIELYMERAAEWLVADPALPHILKRMEVIDPGSGKGTEFQAVIAGLVARAKKDGALRADVDAVDLAVLVTMVGSLGTHGGGHTGQWRRQLAIVLDGLRLPATDRPRLPGRPLAAREFQAAVHGLTRRAKRAASGAGSGR from the coding sequence ATGACTTCGTCCGAACCGACCCCGCAGGACGGCGCACAACCGCGTCGGCGCGACGCCCGGCAGAACCGAGAGCGCCTGATCGTCGAGGCGCGGGCTCTCATCGCGCAGAACGGGGTCGACGCCTCCCTCGAGGAGATCGCCCGCCGCGCAGACGTCGGCGTGGCCACGCTCTACCGAAACTTCCCGACCAGGGACGACCTCGTGCGCGCTCTCTACGACATCGCGCTCGCCGAACTCGCGACCGTCCGCGATGAGATCGCCGCGGCTCCGACGGCCTGGGCCGGCATCGAGCTCTACATGGAGCGTGCCGCCGAGTGGCTTGTCGCCGATCCTGCGCTCCCGCACATTCTCAAGCGCATGGAGGTCATCGACCCGGGCAGCGGCAAGGGCACCGAGTTCCAGGCCGTGATCGCCGGCCTCGTCGCCCGCGCCAAGAAAGACGGTGCACTCCGGGCGGATGTCGACGCGGTCGATCTCGCGGTTCTGGTCACCATGGTCGGTTCTCTCGGCACGCACGGCGGCGGCCACACCGGCCAGTGGCGCAGGCAGCTGGCGATCGTGCTCGACGGCCTGCGGCTCCCGGCCACGGACCGGCCCCGGCTGCCCGGCCGGCCGCTCGCCGCCCGCGAGTTCCAGGCTGCGGTCCACGGGCTCACCCGACGCGCCAAGCGCGCGGCATCCGGTGCCGGTTCCGGGCGCTGA
- a CDS encoding phosphoribosylaminoimidazolesuccinocarboxamide synthase, whose protein sequence is MTALDKPTASAPLDLPGWRHAYSGKVRDLYVPADPAADAAAPDLNAASRVLVVASDRVSAFDHVLEPGIPGKGVLLTTLSLWWFGQLAGIPNHLLVEAANTAAAGTGTEDPAAGKTAAGIPAAVAGRAMLCRTLDMFPIECVVRGYLTGSGWKEYQASQTVCGLPLPAGLQNGDRLPEPIYTPAWKAPMGEHDENISFERTVELVGADVAAELRRLSLEIFRRASVIAEQNGVILADTKFEFGADRATGEITLADEVLTSDSSRYWDATLWQTGTTPEQRMSSFDKQIVRDWLSAHWDQTGTPPALPEDIIERTAARYRELLTRLAGDTPVA, encoded by the coding sequence GTGACCGCACTTGACAAGCCGACCGCATCCGCCCCTCTCGACCTCCCGGGCTGGCGCCATGCCTATTCCGGCAAGGTCCGCGACCTGTACGTCCCGGCCGATCCGGCAGCGGATGCCGCAGCACCCGACCTGAACGCCGCCTCCCGCGTGCTCGTGGTCGCGAGCGATCGCGTCAGCGCCTTCGACCACGTGCTCGAGCCCGGCATCCCGGGCAAGGGCGTGCTGCTCACTACGCTCAGCCTGTGGTGGTTCGGGCAGCTCGCCGGCATTCCCAACCACCTGCTGGTAGAGGCGGCGAACACGGCCGCCGCCGGCACCGGCACCGAGGACCCGGCCGCGGGCAAGACGGCCGCGGGCATCCCGGCCGCCGTCGCGGGCCGCGCCATGCTCTGCAGGACCCTCGACATGTTCCCGATCGAGTGCGTCGTTCGCGGCTACCTCACCGGCTCGGGCTGGAAGGAATACCAGGCCAGCCAGACGGTCTGCGGCCTGCCGCTTCCTGCGGGGCTGCAGAACGGCGACCGCCTGCCCGAACCGATCTACACGCCCGCGTGGAAGGCCCCGATGGGCGAGCACGACGAGAACATCTCCTTCGAGCGCACCGTCGAGCTCGTCGGCGCCGACGTCGCCGCCGAGCTGCGCCGCCTCTCCCTCGAGATCTTCCGCCGGGCGTCCGTCATCGCCGAACAGAACGGGGTGATCCTCGCCGACACCAAGTTCGAGTTCGGCGCCGACCGGGCGACCGGAGAGATCACCCTCGCCGACGAGGTGCTGACGAGCGACTCGAGCCGCTACTGGGACGCCACCCTCTGGCAGACCGGCACGACCCCGGAACAGCGGATGTCCAGCTTCGACAAGCAGATCGTCCGCGACTGGCTGAGCGCGCACTGGGACCAGACCGGCACACCCCCGGCGCTCCCGGAGGACATCATCGAGCGCACCGCCGCCCGCTACCGCGAACTGCTCACCCGGCTCGCCGGGGACACCCCGGTCGCCTGA
- a CDS encoding VOC family protein, with translation MRIKMCSVHVKDPATAFDFYTSVLGFEKLLAMPEHQLYIVKSAEDPDGVGLLLEPSDNKVAARYAQGIRALGLPAIVFGSPDVRAEYERLGRLGVQFTSEPYTDAFGTSVLFDDTCGNLIQLHQD, from the coding sequence ATGCGAATCAAGATGTGCAGCGTCCACGTGAAAGACCCCGCCACCGCGTTCGATTTCTACACGTCCGTCCTCGGATTCGAGAAGCTTCTCGCCATGCCGGAGCACCAGCTGTACATCGTCAAGTCCGCAGAGGACCCGGACGGCGTCGGCCTCCTCCTCGAACCGAGCGACAACAAGGTGGCCGCGAGGTACGCCCAGGGCATCCGTGCCCTCGGCCTGCCCGCGATCGTCTTCGGCAGCCCCGACGTCCGCGCCGAATACGAGCGCCTTGGCCGCCTCGGCGTGCAGTTCACGAGCGAACCGTACACGGATGCCTTCGGCACCTCCGTCCTCTTCGACGACACCTGCGGCAACCTGATCCAGCTGCACCAGGACTGA
- a CDS encoding alpha/beta fold hydrolase, whose translation MSTIDPTATPPATGRHSAEAAVADPSAVGAVDDTGTDVDVVVGGPDTAPPIGPFDGWPGVPRFGTLPVPLADAVANVGIDLPVGRVTALHARPEASARGVVLLVPGFTGSKEDFGGFLPLLAERGWDAWSYSQRGQADSAAPAGAENYTLESFAQDVVTVAALVGGGGPVHLLGHSFGGVVARAAAILAPEAFLDVTLLCSGPHGWAGRMEREAAIVRERGSAAWWNEDNPHTVGLPDAALTADEAFRRLRMGATSDDQLLGAAAILSDENDTTGELLATGLDTLVAHGVDDPAWPQDWQASMAGLLDARYAIIPEAAHSPQLENPKATADLLDEFWGRDRAHPPANPQQQ comes from the coding sequence ATGAGCACGATCGACCCCACTGCCACCCCGCCAGCGACCGGGCGGCATTCGGCAGAGGCCGCTGTCGCTGACCCCTCGGCTGTCGGCGCCGTTGACGACACCGGCACCGATGTTGATGTCGTTGTCGGCGGCCCCGACACGGCCCCGCCCATCGGCCCGTTCGACGGGTGGCCCGGGGTTCCGCGGTTCGGCACCCTGCCCGTCCCCCTGGCGGATGCGGTCGCGAACGTCGGCATCGACCTTCCCGTCGGGCGCGTGACAGCCCTGCATGCGCGGCCGGAGGCATCCGCTCGCGGTGTCGTGCTGCTCGTTCCGGGCTTCACCGGCTCGAAGGAGGACTTCGGCGGCTTCCTGCCGCTTCTCGCCGAGCGCGGCTGGGACGCCTGGTCGTACAGCCAGCGCGGGCAGGCGGACTCGGCAGCCCCCGCCGGCGCCGAAAACTACACGCTCGAATCTTTCGCCCAGGACGTCGTCACCGTGGCCGCACTCGTCGGCGGCGGCGGGCCCGTGCACCTGCTCGGGCACAGTTTCGGCGGCGTCGTCGCCCGGGCCGCGGCGATCCTGGCGCCGGAGGCATTCCTCGACGTCACCCTGCTCTGCTCCGGTCCGCACGGCTGGGCCGGGCGGATGGAGCGCGAGGCAGCGATCGTCCGCGAGCGCGGTTCGGCGGCGTGGTGGAACGAGGACAACCCGCACACCGTCGGTCTTCCCGACGCCGCCCTGACCGCCGACGAAGCGTTCCGTCGTCTGCGGATGGGGGCCACGAGCGACGACCAGCTGCTCGGTGCGGCAGCGATCCTCAGCGACGAGAACGACACCACCGGCGAGCTGCTCGCGACCGGTCTCGACACCCTCGTCGCGCACGGCGTCGACGACCCGGCCTGGCCGCAGGACTGGCAGGCGAGCATGGCCGGCCTGCTCGATGCCCGGTACGCGATCATCCCGGAGGCCGCGCACTCGCCGCAGCTCGAGAACCCGAAGGCGACCGCCGACCTGCTCGACGAGTTCTGGGGTCGCGACCGCGCGCATCCGCCTGCGAACCCGCAACAGCAGTAG